A genomic stretch from Microbacterium proteolyticum includes:
- a CDS encoding DUF4190 domain-containing protein, with protein MAAAELRLSLPEEAARDAVAAALSEQGFDASRTPTALVVSSGSAGTPDGFEVHLSAVPEGTLAVFDSTAAPGGGAAAREAARLVGARLAQQGLLAFAAPAAGALPPIPAAPSSSGSATAAVAGYPGAPATTGYATALAERPAAPDAVASGHTNVTAIVAIVLGFIVPLAGVVTGAIALSQIKRTGEKGHGLAIGGIVAGSVLTVVSAGLVVAGLGLGLFAAGSGAVADPYAPPEEGGVSVAPDEQAPFDPSGLVVGACLDELAGGFVTSDNIVDCAQPHSYEAFGGFDVAGGDYPGDAAIESAALDGCEAAFTGYVGASYQDSRLDYYYVGPTQQTWEVGDREIFCLLYDPEAVETTGSLAGSGL; from the coding sequence ATGGCGGCCGCCGAACTGCGCCTCTCCCTCCCCGAGGAGGCGGCGCGCGATGCCGTCGCCGCGGCCCTGTCCGAGCAGGGATTCGATGCGAGCCGGACGCCGACGGCGCTCGTCGTCTCGAGCGGCTCTGCCGGCACACCTGATGGGTTCGAGGTGCATCTCTCCGCGGTGCCCGAGGGTACGCTCGCGGTCTTCGACTCCACGGCTGCCCCGGGCGGCGGCGCAGCGGCGCGGGAGGCAGCGCGCCTCGTCGGTGCCCGGCTGGCGCAGCAGGGACTGCTCGCGTTCGCCGCACCCGCGGCCGGAGCGCTTCCGCCCATCCCCGCCGCGCCGTCGTCGTCGGGATCTGCGACCGCGGCGGTGGCGGGCTACCCCGGTGCTCCGGCGACGACGGGGTACGCCACTGCGCTGGCCGAGCGTCCGGCCGCGCCGGACGCCGTGGCATCCGGACACACCAACGTGACCGCGATCGTGGCGATCGTGCTGGGCTTCATCGTCCCCCTCGCCGGTGTCGTGACGGGCGCGATCGCCCTCTCGCAAATCAAGCGGACCGGCGAGAAAGGTCACGGCCTGGCGATCGGCGGCATCGTCGCCGGCAGCGTCCTGACCGTCGTGTCCGCCGGCCTCGTCGTCGCTGGCCTGGGGCTCGGATTGTTCGCCGCCGGATCCGGTGCGGTGGCCGATCCCTACGCACCGCCGGAGGAGGGCGGGGTGTCCGTCGCGCCCGACGAGCAGGCGCCGTTCGACCCCTCCGGTCTGGTCGTCGGTGCGTGCCTGGACGAACTCGCCGGGGGCTTCGTCACCTCCGACAACATCGTGGACTGCGCCCAACCGCACTCGTACGAGGCGTTCGGCGGCTTCGACGTCGCGGGCGGGGACTATCCGGGCGACGCGGCGATCGAATCCGCGGCCCTGGACGGGTGCGAGGCCGCCTTCACCGGCTACGTCGGGGCGTCGTACCAGGACTCCCGGCTGGACTACTACTACGTGGGGCCGACGCAGCAGACGTGGGAGGTCGGAGACCGCGAGATCTTCTGCCTGCTCTACGATCCCGAGGCTGTGGAGACGACGGGGTCGCTGGCCGGTTCCGGTCTCTGA
- a CDS encoding NAD(P)/FAD-dependent oxidoreductase has product MTTTHFDYLIVGGGMVADTAARGIRELDADGTIGILSDDVDEPYTRPALSKKLWTDDEFTWEKVPLGTADDTGADIRLQTRATAIRPEAHEVDADGETFSYGKALIATGGKPVALPVEDHSDGERALTFRTAEDYRRLRALSTEVGRIAVVGGGYIGSELAAALVQNGVDTVLVHTGAVLGDSVFPAALAERFEKLFRDAGVEIVAGSKVAGGEVDATGARLELDNGDEVRADAVVSGLGIEVASDLAEQAGLHVDDGVVVDAQLRASVDDVYAAGDVASYPDRLLGRRRVEHVDNANEQGKAAGRNLAGAAEPYMHTPYYYSAVFGIRYEAVGTLDSSLETVEDWIDPERGVVYYLDDDRVVGVLLWNVEDARDAARAVLAEADGLTRDDLIGRIR; this is encoded by the coding sequence ATGACGACGACACACTTCGACTACCTCATCGTCGGCGGCGGGATGGTCGCCGACACTGCAGCCCGCGGCATCCGTGAGCTCGACGCGGACGGAACGATCGGCATCCTGAGCGACGACGTGGACGAGCCGTACACGCGCCCCGCCCTCAGCAAGAAGCTGTGGACCGACGACGAGTTCACCTGGGAGAAGGTGCCGCTCGGCACGGCCGACGACACCGGCGCCGACATCCGGCTGCAGACGCGCGCGACGGCCATCCGCCCCGAGGCGCATGAGGTGGATGCCGACGGCGAGACGTTCTCGTACGGCAAGGCGCTCATCGCGACCGGCGGAAAGCCCGTGGCCCTGCCCGTCGAGGACCACTCGGACGGGGAGCGCGCCCTGACGTTCCGCACCGCCGAGGATTACCGGCGCCTGCGCGCCCTGTCGACGGAGGTCGGGCGCATCGCGGTCGTCGGCGGCGGGTACATCGGCTCCGAGCTCGCCGCGGCGCTCGTGCAGAACGGCGTCGACACGGTCCTCGTGCACACCGGTGCCGTCCTCGGCGACAGCGTCTTCCCCGCCGCCCTCGCCGAGCGCTTCGAGAAGCTCTTCCGCGACGCCGGCGTCGAGATCGTGGCCGGGTCGAAGGTCGCCGGCGGAGAGGTGGATGCCACCGGCGCCCGCCTCGAGCTCGACAACGGCGACGAGGTGCGGGCGGATGCCGTGGTGAGCGGCCTCGGCATCGAGGTGGCATCCGACCTGGCGGAGCAGGCCGGGCTCCACGTCGACGACGGTGTCGTGGTCGACGCGCAGCTGCGTGCGTCTGTCGACGATGTCTACGCCGCGGGCGATGTCGCCAGCTACCCCGACCGCCTCCTCGGCCGCCGCCGCGTCGAGCACGTCGACAACGCGAACGAGCAGGGCAAGGCCGCCGGCCGGAACCTCGCGGGTGCCGCCGAGCCGTACATGCACACGCCGTACTACTACTCGGCGGTGTTCGGCATCCGGTACGAGGCCGTCGGCACGCTCGACTCGTCGCTCGAGACCGTCGAGGACTGGATCGACCCCGAGCGCGGCGTCGTCTACTACCTCGACGACGACCGGGTCGTCGGTGTGCTGCTGTGGAACGTGGAGGATGCTCGGGATGCCGCGCGAGCCGTCCTGGCCGAGGCGGACGGTCTCACCCGGGACGACCTGATCGGCCGCATCCGCTGA
- a CDS encoding amidohydrolase has protein sequence MSVDLESLYTDLHSHPELSFQETRTAGVIARHLTDLGLPVEEGVGRTGVVTRIDNGDGPVVWLRADMDGLPVEEQTGLAYASTARGTDPAGNAVPVMHACGHDMHVTALIGALEKLVATRDEWSGTIVAVFQPAEEYGAGSQAMIADGVLERYPTPDIVLGQHVTPLPAGVIGVRPGTQMAASDGLTVVMHGRGGHGSRPHSTIDPIVMAAATVMRLQTVVSREVDPRDVAVVTVGSIHAGLKNNIIPAEAKLELSLRYPDDTARARVMSKVERIIRAEAQASGAAQEPTITTDHTLPPTINDVDATARLTAAFRRSFGEASVVDPGMFTGSEDVSWFARTSGAPLVFWFWGGVDPQVFADALAGGTIERDIPTNHSPFFAPVMQPTIDRGVENLVVAAREFLG, from the coding sequence ATGAGCGTCGACCTCGAGAGCCTGTACACCGACCTGCACTCCCACCCCGAGCTGTCGTTCCAGGAGACGCGGACCGCCGGTGTCATCGCCCGGCACCTCACCGACCTCGGACTTCCCGTCGAGGAGGGCGTCGGGCGCACCGGCGTGGTCACGCGGATCGACAACGGCGACGGCCCGGTCGTCTGGTTGCGCGCCGACATGGACGGCCTGCCCGTCGAGGAGCAGACCGGCCTCGCCTACGCCAGCACTGCGCGCGGCACCGATCCCGCGGGCAATGCCGTGCCCGTCATGCACGCGTGCGGGCACGACATGCACGTCACGGCGCTGATCGGCGCGCTCGAGAAGCTCGTCGCGACGCGCGATGAGTGGTCGGGCACGATCGTGGCGGTCTTCCAGCCGGCCGAGGAGTACGGCGCCGGCTCGCAGGCGATGATCGCCGACGGTGTGCTCGAGCGCTACCCGACGCCCGACATCGTGCTCGGCCAGCACGTCACGCCGCTCCCCGCCGGTGTCATCGGCGTGCGCCCGGGCACCCAGATGGCGGCATCCGACGGGCTCACCGTCGTCATGCACGGCCGCGGGGGCCACGGCTCGCGCCCCCATTCGACGATCGACCCCATCGTCATGGCCGCCGCCACCGTCATGCGCCTGCAGACCGTCGTCTCACGCGAGGTCGACCCGCGCGACGTCGCCGTCGTGACCGTGGGGTCCATCCACGCAGGGCTCAAGAACAACATCATCCCCGCCGAGGCGAAGCTCGAGTTGAGCCTGCGCTACCCCGACGACACGGCCCGCGCGCGCGTGATGAGCAAGGTCGAGCGCATCATCCGCGCCGAGGCGCAGGCATCGGGCGCCGCGCAGGAGCCCACGATCACCACCGACCACACCCTCCCGCCCACCATCAACGACGTGGATGCCACGGCCCGCCTCACCGCAGCGTTCCGACGCTCGTTCGGCGAGGCGTCGGTCGTCGACCCCGGCATGTTCACCGGCAGCGAGGACGTGTCGTGGTTCGCGCGGACGTCGGGCGCGCCGCTGGTGTTCTGGTTCTGGGGCGGCGTCGACCCGCAGGTCTTCGCCGATGCGCTCGCCGGCGGCACCATCGAGCGGGACATCCCCACCAACCACTCGCCGTTCTTCGCCCCGGTGATGCAGCCGACGATCGACCGCGGTGTCGAGAACCTGGTCGTGGCGGCGCGCGAGTTCCTCGGCTGA
- a CDS encoding carbohydrate ABC transporter permease, which yields MSIDERVASVSPVAPPTVTAGRRVAVRSRRGGLVVRTLIVAVVALAAISPLYWMLAVAFSSRAELLGGRELRLWPREVTFENFARVFSSFPVATWFGNSVAIAVVVTLISVTTSLLAGYAFAQLRFRGSTALFFLALATLVLPVQVIMVSLFRIVTASGLYGTYWAVILPVSASAFGLFLARQFMLGIPRELIEAARLDGAGHLQTFTRVVLPLSKPLIAVLVFMSLLSSWNDFAWPLIALRENRLFTLPIGLLYLQGQFGSDYGATMAYALLNVVPIAIVFLVFQRYFVAGFARSGIK from the coding sequence GTGAGCATCGACGAGCGGGTGGCATCCGTCTCTCCCGTGGCGCCGCCGACCGTGACCGCCGGGCGCCGGGTGGCCGTTCGGTCGCGGCGCGGCGGACTCGTCGTGCGCACGCTGATCGTCGCGGTGGTGGCCCTTGCCGCGATATCGCCGCTGTACTGGATGCTCGCCGTGGCGTTCTCGTCGCGGGCCGAGCTGCTCGGCGGGCGGGAGCTGCGGCTGTGGCCGCGGGAGGTCACGTTCGAGAACTTCGCGCGCGTCTTCTCGTCGTTCCCCGTCGCGACCTGGTTCGGCAACTCCGTCGCGATCGCGGTGGTGGTCACGCTCATCTCGGTCACGACGAGCCTGCTCGCCGGCTACGCCTTCGCGCAGCTGCGCTTCCGCGGATCGACCGCGCTGTTCTTCCTGGCACTGGCGACCCTCGTGCTGCCGGTGCAGGTGATCATGGTGTCGCTGTTCCGCATCGTCACGGCGTCGGGCCTCTACGGCACGTACTGGGCGGTGATCCTGCCGGTGTCGGCATCCGCGTTCGGGCTGTTCCTCGCGCGGCAGTTCATGCTCGGCATCCCTCGTGAACTCATCGAGGCCGCCCGCTTGGACGGCGCCGGACACCTGCAGACCTTCACGCGCGTGGTGCTGCCGCTGTCGAAGCCGCTCATCGCGGTGCTGGTGTTCATGAGCCTGCTGTCGTCGTGGAACGACTTCGCCTGGCCGCTCATCGCACTCCGCGAGAACCGCCTGTTCACCCTGCCCATCGGCCTGCTGTACCTGCAGGGGCAGTTCGGCAGCGACTACGGGGCGACGATGGCCTACGCGCTGCTGAACGTCGTGCCGATCGCGATCGTGTTCCTCGTCTTCCAGCGGTACTTCGTGGCGGGCTTCGCGCGCAGCGGCATCAAGTGA
- a CDS encoding carbohydrate ABC transporter permease, producing MADTLAIPAPRTQQTRRPRRPGARREALAAYGFVAPNYLLLLVFVLVPLGGAFLVSLQRTDGFGAGEFAGLDNYARLASEPLFWRALGNTLLFTALVTPLSMLLGLVAATLLNTALPARPLWRSLLILPMAVSGVATALIGVLMFDQNSGILNRLLSAVGLSPVTWQSDPVPAFATIVLATVWWRTGFNMLIYLAGLQGIGPDLYEAATLDGANRLQRFRHVTVPLLGPTTFFLVVLNVIFSFQVFDIVFVLTGGGPGGATSVLVTYAYETGFVTRDQGYAAAIGMVLFVFALVFAAAQYRASRTKDVVE from the coding sequence GTGGCTGACACGCTCGCCATCCCGGCGCCGCGGACGCAGCAGACTCGACGTCCGCGGCGGCCGGGGGCGCGGCGCGAGGCGCTCGCCGCCTACGGCTTCGTCGCACCGAACTATCTGCTGCTGCTGGTGTTCGTGCTCGTGCCGCTCGGGGGTGCGTTCCTGGTCAGCCTGCAGCGCACCGACGGCTTCGGAGCGGGGGAGTTCGCCGGGCTCGACAACTACGCGCGCCTGGCGAGCGAGCCGTTGTTCTGGCGAGCGCTGGGCAACACGCTGCTGTTCACCGCGTTGGTCACGCCGCTGTCGATGCTGCTCGGGCTCGTGGCGGCGACCCTGCTGAACACCGCCCTGCCGGCGCGCCCGCTCTGGCGCTCGCTGCTGATCCTGCCGATGGCGGTGTCGGGCGTGGCCACCGCGCTCATCGGCGTGCTCATGTTCGATCAGAATTCCGGCATCCTGAACCGCCTGCTGAGCGCCGTCGGACTCTCGCCGGTGACCTGGCAGTCCGACCCCGTGCCGGCGTTCGCCACGATCGTGCTGGCGACGGTTTGGTGGCGCACGGGCTTCAACATGCTCATCTACCTCGCGGGGCTGCAGGGCATCGGCCCCGACCTGTACGAGGCGGCGACGCTCGACGGGGCGAACCGGCTGCAGCGGTTCCGCCACGTCACCGTTCCGCTGCTCGGGCCGACGACGTTCTTCCTCGTCGTGCTCAACGTGATCTTCTCGTTCCAGGTGTTCGACATCGTGTTCGTGCTCACCGGGGGAGGCCCGGGCGGGGCCACCTCGGTGCTCGTCACCTACGCGTACGAGACCGGCTTCGTCACGCGCGACCAGGGCTACGCGGCCGCGATCGGCATGGTGCTGTTCGTCTTCGCCCTGGTGTTCGCGGCGGCGCAGTACCGCGCCAGCCGCACGAAGGACGTGGTCGAGTGA
- a CDS encoding ABC transporter substrate-binding protein — MSLTRRTFLAGSGALALPFLLASCGFVQTAPAERRQGTLTFTTWGTDAELAGFRAAIAAFEAANEGATVELNAVPYEQMFTNIDAQLQAGNPPDIFRVPYYTFGAYAGRGQLLDLTPLLSADRQGQFTPQAWAAVQNGDGTFGLPHHTDTSAILVNLDLFRQAGIDASEIPTSADQAWTWDQLDALGERLRAGLPADRWPWAYNWQGNGVTRWLSLLFQSDGAFLESDQKTPAIDSDAARETVAFSSSFFTKNYVPANNTIASSSYAAESWFSQSVAMVWSGAFQIPDAEQTADFEWTATFAPRNVRAGSDFGGNALVATANTQQPELAAAFLEFVTDADPMRDFCRAASLLPTRADLLNDDLEFDVRPDLAPVFAGQASLVQPQDVAQVASPSMSAIIPVLKEQLDLAFTGAQDAATTVTNLQSGIGAATGG; from the coding sequence ATGTCCTTGACACGCCGTACCTTCCTCGCCGGATCGGGAGCCCTCGCGCTCCCCTTCCTGCTCGCGAGTTGCGGATTCGTCCAGACCGCCCCCGCCGAAAGACGCCAGGGCACCCTCACTTTCACCACCTGGGGAACGGATGCCGAGTTGGCGGGCTTCCGCGCCGCCATCGCCGCGTTCGAAGCAGCGAACGAGGGCGCCACGGTGGAGCTCAATGCCGTGCCCTACGAGCAGATGTTCACGAACATCGACGCGCAGCTGCAGGCGGGCAACCCGCCCGACATCTTCCGCGTGCCCTACTACACGTTCGGCGCCTATGCCGGTCGCGGCCAGCTGCTCGATCTCACGCCGCTGCTCTCCGCCGACCGCCAGGGCCAGTTCACCCCGCAGGCGTGGGCCGCCGTGCAGAACGGGGACGGCACGTTCGGCCTGCCGCACCACACCGACACCTCGGCGATCCTCGTCAACCTCGACCTGTTCCGTCAGGCGGGCATCGACGCGTCCGAGATCCCCACCTCGGCCGACCAGGCGTGGACGTGGGACCAGCTCGACGCGCTCGGCGAGCGCCTGCGCGCCGGGCTCCCCGCCGACCGCTGGCCCTGGGCGTACAACTGGCAGGGCAACGGCGTCACCCGCTGGCTGAGCCTGCTGTTCCAGTCCGACGGGGCATTCCTCGAGTCCGACCAGAAGACGCCGGCCATCGACTCCGACGCCGCTCGCGAGACGGTGGCGTTCTCGAGCTCCTTCTTCACCAAGAACTACGTGCCGGCGAACAACACGATCGCGTCCTCCAGCTACGCGGCCGAGTCGTGGTTCTCGCAGTCGGTCGCAATGGTGTGGTCGGGCGCCTTCCAGATTCCGGATGCCGAGCAGACCGCCGACTTCGAATGGACGGCGACCTTCGCGCCCCGAAATGTTCGCGCCGGCAGCGACTTCGGCGGCAACGCGCTCGTCGCCACCGCGAACACGCAGCAGCCGGAGCTCGCGGCGGCGTTCCTGGAGTTCGTCACCGACGCCGACCCCATGCGCGACTTCTGCCGCGCGGCATCCCTCCTCCCCACCCGTGCCGACCTCCTGAACGACGACCTCGAGTTCGACGTGCGCCCCGACCTCGCGCCGGTGTTCGCGGGGCAGGCGTCGCTCGTGCAGCCGCAGGACGTCGCGCAGGTCGCGAGTCCGTCGATGTCGGCGATCATCCCGGTGCTGAAGGAGCAGCTCGATCTCGCCTTCACCGGAGCACAGGATGCCGCGACCACGGTGACCAACCTGCAGTCGGGCATCGGAGCGGCCACCGGTGGCTGA
- the ypfJ gene encoding KPN_02809 family neutral zinc metallopeptidase, protein MTFNDNARVGGNKARRRGGTVAAVGGGTVGLGAIIVLLFSAFTGTDLTPLLGGGQAPAGPGSGGEEIANCETGQDANRDDACLLAAASLNIDQFWAERLDGYREPQLIIVDGATSSSCGTASNSTGPFYCPPDEAVFVDPTFFAILREQLETTAGPLAQLYVLAHEYGHHVQNLTGVMQQYPNNGTGPDSNGVRTELQADCYAGAWVAAAGEQVDENGTPYLQRPTPQQITDALSAAAAVGDDHIQAESGGVVNPESFTHGSSEQRTRWFDVGYDSGVNACDTFSVPGQSL, encoded by the coding sequence GTGACGTTCAATGACAATGCGCGGGTCGGCGGCAACAAAGCGCGCCGGCGGGGTGGAACCGTCGCTGCCGTGGGCGGCGGCACCGTCGGTCTCGGTGCGATCATCGTGCTGCTCTTCTCGGCCTTCACCGGCACCGATCTGACGCCCTTGCTCGGCGGCGGCCAGGCTCCCGCCGGGCCGGGCAGCGGAGGCGAGGAGATTGCCAACTGCGAGACCGGTCAGGATGCCAACCGCGACGACGCCTGCCTTCTGGCCGCGGCGTCGCTCAACATCGACCAGTTCTGGGCCGAGCGCCTCGACGGATACCGCGAGCCGCAACTGATCATCGTCGACGGGGCGACGTCGAGTTCGTGCGGCACCGCGTCGAACTCGACGGGTCCGTTCTACTGCCCGCCCGATGAGGCCGTGTTCGTCGACCCGACGTTCTTCGCGATCCTGCGGGAGCAGTTAGAAACGACCGCAGGGCCGCTCGCGCAGCTGTACGTGCTCGCGCACGAGTACGGCCATCACGTGCAGAACCTCACCGGCGTCATGCAGCAGTACCCGAACAACGGCACCGGCCCCGACAGCAACGGTGTGCGCACCGAGCTGCAGGCCGACTGCTATGCCGGAGCGTGGGTCGCCGCGGCCGGCGAGCAGGTCGACGAGAACGGCACGCCGTATCTGCAGCGGCCGACGCCGCAGCAGATCACCGACGCACTCTCCGCGGCGGCGGCGGTCGGCGACGACCACATCCAGGCCGAATCCGGCGGTGTCGTCAACCCCGAGAGCTTCACGCACGGCTCCAGCGAGCAGCGAACGCGCTGGTTCGACGTCGGCTACGACAGCGGCGTGAACGCCTGCGACACCTTCTCGGTTCCGGGCCAGAGCCTGTAG
- a CDS encoding copper resistance CopC family protein, translated as MSSLSEVRLDFSANLLGADGGNIVIVVGPDGRHYESGCAELAGPTLTLPVALGAPGDYSVEWRAVSSDGHPVSGVIPFTSTGESVSAGAETSPCASAAGVAEETAPEATGGMSGVTLGLLLGGGVVVLVGVLIVVILRTRTRED; from the coding sequence GTGTCGTCGCTGTCGGAGGTGCGCCTGGACTTCAGCGCGAACCTCCTCGGCGCCGACGGCGGCAACATCGTCATCGTCGTCGGCCCCGACGGGCGCCACTACGAGAGCGGGTGCGCGGAACTCGCCGGGCCGACGCTCACGCTCCCCGTCGCCCTCGGTGCCCCCGGCGACTACTCCGTCGAGTGGCGAGCCGTCTCGTCGGACGGGCACCCCGTCTCGGGTGTCATCCCGTTCACCTCCACCGGTGAGAGCGTGTCGGCCGGCGCCGAGACCTCCCCGTGCGCGAGCGCGGCGGGGGTCGCCGAAGAGACGGCGCCGGAGGCCACGGGCGGCATGTCGGGCGTCACGCTCGGCCTGCTGCTCGGCGGCGGCGTGGTCGTGCTGGTGGGCGTGCTGATCGTCGTCATCCTGCGCACCCGCACGCGCGAGGACTGA
- a CDS encoding YcnI family protein: MSRKTSLRRALVGLAAGAALAVAAPLAASAHVTVNPNTATPGSYATVNFRVPTESETASTVKLEVTLPTDTPLSAVLVQPVAGWTATVEKGALPEPVEVDGNTISDAALKIVWQADPGVGIGQDQFQIFSAVLGPVPDTGYLVLPAAQTYSDGTVVDWAATPDEVAADDTLEPAPVLYVNDTPPTAGHGGHGSHGTATAAPAMEHETAAASSDSSGVALGLSIAALVVAAAGAVLGALAFARRPKRS, translated from the coding sequence ATGTCTCGCAAGACCTCTCTTCGTCGTGCCCTCGTGGGCCTCGCCGCCGGTGCGGCCCTCGCCGTCGCCGCCCCGCTCGCGGCCTCGGCGCACGTCACCGTCAACCCGAACACCGCCACCCCCGGCAGCTACGCCACCGTCAACTTCCGCGTGCCCACCGAGTCGGAGACGGCATCCACCGTCAAGCTCGAGGTGACGCTCCCCACCGACACCCCGCTCAGCGCCGTCCTCGTGCAGCCCGTCGCGGGATGGACGGCGACCGTCGAGAAGGGCGCACTCCCGGAGCCGGTCGAGGTGGACGGCAACACCATCTCGGATGCCGCGCTGAAGATCGTCTGGCAGGCCGACCCGGGCGTCGGCATCGGCCAGGATCAGTTCCAGATCTTCTCCGCGGTGCTGGGGCCGGTGCCCGACACCGGATACCTCGTGCTGCCGGCCGCGCAGACGTACTCCGACGGCACGGTCGTCGATTGGGCGGCCACGCCCGACGAGGTCGCCGCCGACGACACCCTGGAGCCGGCACCCGTCCTGTACGTCAACGACACGCCGCCCACCGCCGGCCACGGCGGCCACGGCAGCCACGGCACGGCGACCGCGGCCCCCGCGATGGAGCACGAGACGGCGGCGGCATCGTCCGACTCGTCGGGCGTCGCGCTGGGCCTCAGCATCGCCGCGCTCGTGGTCGCCGCGGCGGGCGCCGTGCTCGGCGCCCTCGCGTTCGCGCGTCGCCCGAAGCGGAGCTGA
- a CDS encoding wax ester/triacylglycerol synthase domain-containing protein, translating to MREALTPADARILALESDVVHGHALKLLVLEPGEALDLEAVRGSVAARLAAFPRGRQVVIDDGDGPAWVDVDDVDLAHHVRRHAAQDPVELRAVVGRLMSEPLDRSRPLWTVDLVGPLTDGREAVAVRLHHALADGLTAVRFLESVIFEPHDAPAHEVGVRDPAARPTRWSEWERMPMTLARELGHPGSRSPFDRPITARRALAFVDVPLSEARSVGASRPQHATVNDVLLAVIAGALRRRLLHHGHTPRMNAQVPVSLHEKGEDAAASGNRDSFVDVGLHLDEPDDLRRLDLLSAQMRVRKHAHDARSLDELFHALAAAGPVGTRVRSLADDPREFGLAISNVPGPRVPVAIAGRRVGHVYTSSEPGPRHALRVAAISNDRWLGVGFCVDPDAVPDVELLADAAHDAWEALRSGLH from the coding sequence ATGAGAGAGGCACTGACGCCCGCCGACGCGCGCATCCTCGCGCTGGAGTCCGACGTCGTGCACGGACATGCCCTCAAGCTGCTCGTGCTCGAGCCCGGCGAGGCACTGGATCTCGAAGCGGTGCGGGGCAGTGTCGCGGCGCGGCTGGCCGCGTTTCCCCGGGGCCGTCAGGTCGTCATCGACGACGGTGACGGACCCGCGTGGGTCGACGTCGACGATGTCGACCTCGCGCACCACGTGCGCCGACACGCGGCGCAGGACCCCGTCGAGCTGCGCGCAGTGGTCGGGCGATTGATGTCCGAGCCTCTCGATCGGTCCCGTCCGCTGTGGACGGTCGACCTCGTCGGCCCGCTGACCGACGGGCGCGAGGCGGTCGCGGTCCGCCTGCATCACGCGCTCGCCGACGGGCTCACCGCGGTGCGCTTCCTCGAGTCGGTGATCTTCGAGCCGCACGACGCCCCGGCGCACGAGGTCGGTGTGCGTGACCCCGCAGCCCGTCCGACGCGGTGGAGCGAGTGGGAGCGGATGCCGATGACCCTCGCGCGCGAGCTCGGTCACCCGGGTTCGCGCTCGCCGTTCGACCGTCCGATCACCGCGCGGCGCGCGCTCGCCTTCGTCGACGTGCCGCTCTCCGAGGCGCGGTCCGTGGGCGCCTCGCGTCCGCAGCACGCGACGGTGAACGACGTGCTCCTCGCCGTCATCGCCGGGGCGCTGCGGCGGCGCCTCCTGCACCACGGCCACACACCCCGCATGAATGCCCAGGTCCCGGTGAGCCTGCACGAGAAGGGGGAGGATGCCGCGGCATCCGGCAACCGGGATTCCTTCGTCGACGTCGGACTCCATCTCGACGAGCCCGACGACCTGCGCCGACTCGATCTGCTGAGCGCGCAGATGCGCGTCCGCAAGCACGCCCACGACGCCCGCTCGCTCGACGAGCTGTTCCACGCGCTGGCCGCCGCCGGACCCGTCGGTACGCGGGTGCGGAGCCTTGCCGACGATCCGCGGGAGTTCGGCCTCGCGATCTCGAACGTGCCCGGGCCGCGGGTGCCGGTGGCCATCGCCGGGCGACGCGTGGGACACGTGTACACCTCGTCGGAACCGGGTCCGCGTCATGCCCTGCGGGTCGCCGCGATCTCGAACGACCGGTGGCTCGGTGTGGGGTTCTGCGTCGATCCCGACGCGGTGCCCGACGTCGAGCTGCTCGCCGACGCCGCACACGACGCGTGGGAGGCGCTGCGCTCCGGCTTGCACTGA
- a CDS encoding GNAT family N-acetyltransferase has protein sequence MDDSSAALADADVAALLRIQRAAYQVEAGLIGDERIPALHETEVDLRAAALWWIVDRDSSGSIRGAIAFHVEDDEVDIHRLVVDPTSHRLGIGRRLVRDAMTHGSRIVVSTGLLNGPARNLYEGLAFTHVGDREVIPGLWVSDYRWERP, from the coding sequence GTGGACGACAGCAGCGCAGCTCTGGCCGACGCCGATGTGGCTGCACTCCTGCGGATCCAGCGCGCGGCCTACCAGGTGGAAGCGGGTCTGATCGGTGATGAGCGCATTCCTGCTCTTCATGAGACTGAGGTGGACCTGCGCGCTGCCGCGCTCTGGTGGATCGTGGATCGCGATAGCAGCGGGTCAATCAGGGGTGCAATCGCATTCCACGTTGAGGACGATGAGGTGGATATCCACCGGTTGGTGGTCGATCCCACGTCCCACCGACTCGGTATCGGACGTCGACTCGTCCGCGACGCGATGACTCACGGGTCCCGCATCGTCGTGTCGACCGGACTTCTGAATGGGCCGGCTCGAAACCTTTACGAAGGCTTGGCGTTCACGCATGTGGGCGATCGCGAAGTGATCCCTGGCCTCTGGGTCAGTGATTACCGCTGGGAGCGTCCCTAA